The DNA sequence TCTATTGAATCTATCTCTTTTTTAGTAGAAGCTTCTGAGTATTTTTTCATAGCTTCATCTATTTTTATTTTTCCTGATTGTATATCTTTTAATATACCATTTGCTTTTTTAGTTAATTCTTCTTTTGTTTTAGCTCCTACATCTTCTTTTATTAAAATATGACTTGCTTTTACTTTTTTATCTTTTGTATTAATATCTTCTACTTTTATTATATGATACCCAAATTGTGTTTTTACTACTTCAGGATAAACTTTTCCTTTTTCTCCCTTAAATGCAGCATCTGCAAATTCTTTAACCATTTGTTTTTGCGTGAACCATCCAAGTTCCCCACCATTAGGTCCACTTGGTCCTTCAGAATATTTCTTAGCTAACTCTGAAAATTTTGTTTTTCCTGCTAAAGCTTCTTTTAATATTTTTTCTGCTTTTGCCTTTGCTGCTGCTTTATCTGCATCACTTGGTTTTAATTTTAATAATATAATATTTGCTTTTGCTGTTTCTTTTTGATCATATTTAGAATGATTTTTATTAAAATATTCTTTTAAATCCTTATCACTATATTTATAATTTTTTCTAATACTTTTTTTTAATTTTTCTCCCAAATCAGCTATTTGATCACTTACAACATAATTTTCATTAGTTTCTTCACCTGATTTTATTGCCTCTTGAGCTAAAGCTACATTTTCTTTTAAAGCTTCTAATGCTTTTTTATATGCATCTGCTTCATCTTTTGCTCCAAATAATCTTTTTGAAAATACTGTAGTTAAAAAATACATATTATCAATAGTATAATTTCCTGCTTTAATAACATCTTTATTCAAATATTTATTATAATATGCTTCCATTATTTCTATATTTGTGGCTTCTAATTTATCAGCTAACCATTTACTATAATATTTTTGAGATAGTGTGTCCTTTAACTCTTTTTCTATTCCCTTTTTTTCATCTGCATATTTTTTACCTTTATATCTCCCAAATTTATTATTTTCATAATATTCTTTCACTTTAGTTTCTGGAAGTTTATATTCAGCTTTTACAGCTTTTTTTACTTTATTTGCTAATGTTTCATCTTTTATATCTTTTTTCAAATCAGCAATAGTCAACCCTTGATATTTTAATATTGTTCTTAATTGTTTTTGACTTGTAATCCCAGAAGTAGCTTTGTTATAAGCTGCTCTAAATTCTTTTCCTGACAACTTTACTTTTAATTTTTTTGCAGATTCAATTAAAATTTCTTGTTCTATAATCCCATTAAAAGTCATAACTTTTACAATTTCAGGATCGACCTTATCTTTATAATACTGTCTATAACTATTTATACTATTTTCGAAAAGCCTTTCTACTTTTGTAACCTCAATTTTTTTCTTTCCAACTTTTACGGCAAATCTTTTGTTCACGCTACCTATTGTTCCTGCTGCTCCAATAAAAAATACTGATATAACAAATGCGATAGTAAGTACCCAAATTACTGGTTTTAATGTTTTTCTAAGTTTTCTTATCACTTTTTTGCCTCCTATTCTATTATTTTTGTACCATATTATAGCAATTCATGGGCTATTTTTCAACTAATATTTTTATTAATTTTTTTTAATTTAAATTTATTACAAATTTTTACTATAATCACTCTTTTATAATCACTTTAAAATTCCTCATAAAGAACGTTTAAAAAATAATGTTCTCATATTTTGTTATAAAAACGCTTAAAACATTGCGTATTTTAAAACAAAACGGGAATGTTATTTTTAAGCCATTCCTAAAGCACATTTAGGGAAAAGCCACGTGCTTTTCCCTAAATACAATCTTTTCTATCTATTTTTTCTTATTTTTTAACATTGCTCTTACTTTTAACGGCAATCCAAATAATCTTATAAATCCATTAGCATCTTTTTGATCATATAATTCTGTATCTGCAAATGATGCAATCTCCTCAGAATATAAAGAATAATCTGATTTTGTACCTGCCAATACTATATTTCCTTTATATAGTTTCAATTTTACTGTTCCAGTTACTGTTTCTTGAGTAACATTTACAAAAGCATCTAACGATTCTCTTAATGGAGTAAACCAAGTCCCATTATAAACTATTTCTGCATATTTTTTAGATATTAATTCTTTATAATGTAAAGTTTCTTTATCCAAACAAAGTCTTTCCAATTCATTATGTGCATAATAAAGAATTGTTCCACCTGGAGTTTCATATACTCCACGAGATTTCATTCCTACTAATCTGTTTTCCACCATATCTATTTGACCAATTGCATTTTCTCCACCTATTTTATTTAATTTATCCATTAATTCTACTGCACCTAATTTTTCTCCATCAATAGATACAGGCTCTCCTTTTTCAAATCCTATTTCTATATATGTAGGCTTATCTGGTGCTTCTTCTATTGTTTTTGATAACATAAATATATTATCTTTTGGTTCATTATAAGGATTTTCTAAATCTCCACCTTCATGAGATATATGCCATAAATTTCTATCTCTTGAATAAATTTTCTCTTTTGTTTGCTCCAATGGTATCTTTCTCTCTTTTGCATAATCAATAGCTGCTTCTCTTGATGTTAATGTCCATTTATCATCTTTCCAAGGAGCTATTATTTTTAATTCTGGATTTAATGCCATATATCCAAGCTCAAATCTAACTTGATCATTTCCTTTTCCAGTAGCTCCATGTGCTACTGCATCTGCTCCCTCTTTTAATGCTATTTCAACTTGTTTTTTAGCTATTAATGGTCTTGCAAATGAAGTTCCCAACAAATATTTCCCTTCATAAACTGCACCTGCTTTAAGTGTTGGCCATACATATTCTTTTAAGAATTCTTCTCTCAAATCCTCTATATAAATTTTAATTGCTCCTGTTTCTATTGCTTTTTCATTTAAATGGTCTAGCTCTTCGCCCTGCCCTAAGTCAGCAGCAAAAGCTATAACTTCACAACCATAATTTTCTTTTAACCACGGTATCATTACTGAGGTATCTAATCCTCCAGAATATGCAAGTACAACTTTTTTTATTTTTTTATCCATTTTTTACCCTCCAAATTTATTTTTGATAAATTTAAGCTCTAACACAACTCAAGAACGTTTAAAAAATAATGTTCTCATATTTTGTTATAAAAACGCTTAAAACATTGCGTATTTTATAACAAAATGGGAATGTTATTTTTAAGCCATTCCTAAAAGCCCTTCTTTTTCTTAATTTATCCCATTATCAAAGCCATTATTGCTTTTTGTGCATGAAGTCTGTTTTCTGCTTCATCAAAAACAACTGATTGTGCTCCTTCTAATACCTCATCAGTAATCTCTTCCCCTCTATGAGCTGGTAAACAATGCATAACTATAGCATTTTCTTTTGCCATTCCTAATACTTTTGAATTTATTTGATAATCTTTCAAATCTTCAAATCTTTTTTTCATCTCTTCTTCTTTTCCCATGCTAACCCATATATCAGTATATAAAGCATCAGAACCTTTCACAGCTTCCTCTATATTGTCAGTGATAACTATTTTAGCTCCTGATTTTTTAGCAAATTTATTTGCTGTTGCTAAAATTTCATCTGTTGGTTGATATCCTTTTGGACATGCCAAAGATATATCAATTCCCATAATACTACTTCCAATTAATAAAGAGTTTGCAACATTAGCAGCATCTCCTATATATGCTATTTTTAATCCTTCTAATTTATGAAATTTTTCTCTCATAGTTTGAAAATCTGCCATAATTTGGCAAGGATGAAATTCATCTGTAAGTGCATTTATCACTGGTACATCTGAATATTTAGCCATCTCTTCTACAATCTCTTGTCCATAAGTTCTTATCATTATTCCATCTACATATCTTGATAAAACTCTTGATGTATCTGCAATTGTTTCGCCTCTCCCTATTTGAATATCTCTAGAACTCAAATGAAGAGCTTCTCCACCTAATTGAGCCATTCCAACCTCAAATGATACTCTTGTTCTAGTAGATGATTTCTCAAATATCATTGCTAAAGTTTTTCCTTTTAACATCTCTTCTCTTATGCCTATTTTATGTCTCATTTTAATAAAATCTGCTGTATCTAAAATTTGAATTAATTCTTCCTTTGTAAAATCTTCTAATTTCAAAAAATGTCTTCCCTTTAAACTAACTGCCATATTGTATCACTCCTTATTTTTTAAACATTATTTATAAATGTCAACCATCCATATTTATCTTCTTCTCTTCCTTCTACTATATCAAAAAATCTTTTTTGAATTTTTTCTGTTATAGCTCCTCTTTCCCCTGTTCCAATCACTATTTTATCTACACTACTTACTGGTGTAACTTCTGCTGCTGTCCCAGTAAAGAATAGTTCATCTGCTATATATAGCATTTCCCTTGGTATCCCTTGTTCTCTTATTTCATACCCTAAATCATTTGCTATTTTAATAATAGAATCTCTAGTAATTCCAGGTAAAGCTGATCCATTCATAGCTGGAGTATAAATAATCCCATTTTTTATTACAAACAGATTTTCTCCGCTTCCTTCACTTACATATCCATTATAATCTAAAGCAATCCCTTCATCATATCCATCTTCTAAAGCTTCCATTTTTATCAATTGAGAACTTAAATAATTTCCACTTGCTTTTGCCATAGTTGGCATTGTATCTGGTGCAAGCCTTCTCCAAGAAGATATTTTAACTTTTACCCCTTTTTTCATTGCCTCTTCTCCAAGATATTTCCCCCATGTCCAAGCAGCAATCATTACATCAACAGGGCAAGTTTTAGGATTTACTCCTAATTGATTATATCCTCTATATACAAGTGGTCTTATATATGCTTCTTCTAAATTATTAATATTTAATGTATCCATCATTGCTTTATTAACTTCTTCTTTAGTAAATGGAACCTCTGTTCTATATATTTTAGCACTATCAAATAGCCTATCTGTATGTTCTTTCAACCTAAATATTGCACTTCCTTTAGGAGTTTTATAACACCTTATTCCTTCAAAAAAACCTGATCCATAATGCAAAACGTGTGAAAGTACATGTACTTTTGCCTCATCATGTTCTACAAATTTTCCATTCATCCAAATCTTACCACTATCTATCATCTTTATTATCCCCTTTCAAGAATTTGTACTACTATTATATCACACCATTTTTCTTTTTTCAATCTAAATATTTTTGCTTTTATATTGGCAAATACAATCTAAATTCAGTTCCTCTATTAACTTCTGATTCGACTTCTATATACCCATTATGACTTTCTATTATCTGCTTACAAATAGCTAATCCTAATCCAGTTCCTGTAGATTTTGTAGTATAAAAAGGCTCAAATATCTCTTTTATTATCTCTTTTGGAATCCCACTTCCATTATCTTCTATTTTTATTTCAATATAACTATCAATTTTCACAACTCTCACCTTAATCTTTTTATCATCTCTTTTCTTTAATGCTTCCATACTATTATTTATCAAATTAATCAAAACTTCCTTTATCTTTTCATTATCTAAAGATACTATCTTATTTTCCGCTAATTCATAACTTAATTCCACTATTCTTTCATCATATAAATAAACAATATCTTTCATAAATTCAAATAAATTAACCTCATTCTTTTCTATTTTAATACCCTTTGTATATTCCAATATTTCATTTGATAATTTTTTCAATCTATTCGTTTCCTCTTTTAATACTTCAGAATATTTTCGTAACTTTTCATCATTAATTATTTCTAATTTTTCTAATCTAAATTGCAAAAGCTGCAACATTCCGCTAATTGAATTTAAAGGATTTTTTATCTCATGTACTATTTTTGCAGCCATATTCCCAACTAATTCTAACCTAGTTTTTCTAAATTTATTTATAACCAACATTCTATTATGAATGACTAATCCCAATTGCATTCCTACTACTTTCAAAAAATTAACTTCATCTATTTCAAAAATCTTATTATTCTCTCTCTCGCTTAAATTTATAACACCAATAATATCATTTCCATGTTTTATGGGTATCGATGCAAATGAATTACTATTATAGCTCATTTTGTTTTTCATATTCAAATCCAATTCTATATCTTTTGCATAGATTATTTCTCCTTTTTCATATACTTTTCCTGCAATTCCTTCTCCAGGAATTATTCTTATTTTATTTTTTATATTTTCATCTATCCCCAAAGAGCCAGCTATAAATAATTTTCCATCATCGCCTAACAATAATATACTTCCTTTTTTAGATTTAAACAGTTCAGAAATAATAGAAATTACTTCATCAAATATATCTTTATACTCTTCACTTCCATTAACAATATAACTTATTTTAAATAACACTTCTTTTCTTACTAACTCATTTTCTATATATTCATATTTTTTTTCTAATCTATTTTCTAATTCTGAAATTTTTAGAGTTTTTGTATCTTTTTCTAAAAATTTTGAAGATAATTTTATAACTCTATTTTTTAATTTAAGATATATTTTTATAAGTAATATTATTATTATTAATTCTATAATCATAATTATTAACATTTATACGCCCCCATTTTTTTATAATATTCAATATTTAATTATACTCTATATTAATTCCAATTTCAAATAAAAAAATGATGTATCTTATTTTCTAAATAAATTTATAATTTCCTACTAAGGAACGTTTAAAAAATAAGTTTCTTCTATTTTGTTATAAAAACGCTTAAATTATTGCGTATTTTAAAACAAAATGGGGATGTTATTTTTAAGCCATTCCTAAATAAAAAAAGCTACTAACTTTTCAATTAGTAGCTTTTTTATATTATTCTTGTACCCAAACTGATGCAGAACCTCCATTTACTTTAAATTCTCCCCATCCATCTGAATTTGTATAAACTTTATCTGTCCTATTTCCTAAGTAATCATAAAATACTGCATTTGGTCTTCCTACGTCCATCCATTTACTTCCAGAACCGCCATCAGTTAATATAACTGCCATAGCTTTAGAATGTGTTGCATCTCCTAATCTTGTCCAACCTATTACATCCCAATTATCCAAATAATCTTTTTGCACTCCATAAGCATATAATTTTCTTGCTTTTATAATTTTACTCAAATTTGAAACAGGTGCCATATTTATATTATGCCCTTTATCAGTATAACTTGCTCCATATACATCTGGATAAAATACGCATGGATATCCTTCTTGTCTTAATAATATTATTGAATAAGCTAATGGTTTAAACCACCATTCCACAGGCGACTCTAAAGCTTGTAACGGTTGTGTATCGTGATTATCAACTATTGTCACTGCTTTGCTTGGATTATCTTTCATTAGAGTTCCATTTAAAATGTTTCTCATATCATAATTTCCATTTGATTTTGAAGCACTATAAAAATTCATATGTAACGGTGCATCAAATAATGATATAACCCCTGATGTTTTTGTAATATAATTTTCTAATTTACCTACATCATAGTTCCAATATTCTCCAACTGTGAATAATTCTTTTCCTGTTGCACTTCTTTCATAATTTACCCAATCTTTAAAAAAGCTAAATTTTATATGTTTTACTGCATCAAGTCTAAATCCATCAACTCCCGTTGTGTCTACATACCATTTTCCCCAATTTTTAAGTTCTTGAACCACTTCTGGATGATCCATATCCAGATCAGCATACATTAAATAATCATAATTTCCATTTTCTCCATCTACTTCCCAATCCCAGCCTTTTCCTGTTCCGTCAAATCTAAAAATAGCTTTTTCTTTTGCACTATCATCCCAATCCACTCCATCAAAGTGGTACCATCTCCATTTAAATGAAGAATATTTATTGTTTCTTCCAGGAAAATCAAATTTTGTCCATGCACTTATCATTCTAGTTCCTAATTCTAAATTTCTATTATTCCAATCCACTTTTGTTGCTTCTACTGTTTCTGTAGCATCTGCTCCTCCACGATGATTAAAAACTATATCTCCATAAACTTGCAATCCTGCACTATGAGCATTACTAATAGCATTTATATACTGATCTTTAGTCCCATATTTTGTTCTAATAGTTCCTTTTTGATTAAATTCTCCCAAGTCATACATATCATAAACCCCATACCCTACATCTGATGCTCCACCTGCTCCTTTATATGCTGGTGGAAGCCAAAGAGCTGTAATTCCCATCTTAGATAGATTAGAAGCCTCTGTTGAAACTTTATTCCATAAACTTCCATCTGCAGGATAATACCAATGAAAATATTGCATCATTGTTCCATTTATTGCAGTTGGTGTTGGCGCTGGTGCAGGTTCTGTAACTTCTGTAACTGAAATATTATGAGTGTCATCATAAAATGTAATTTTATATGTCTTATAATCAGTTACTTGATAATCTTGTGCTGGATAATTTTCACTCCAGTCTCCATAATGGTCAATTTTAAATCTTGCTGGTGAACTTTCCCCATTAAATGTCACCTCTGTTTGCCATGTGTTTGTTGAAATTTTGCTCATAGCTGTTGTTCCCCAACCATTTGCTGTACCTCTAAAATATGCTTGAGTCCATTCAGATCCACTTGCTATAAAAGTCATTAAAACCAATAAAATACCTACATAAATTTTCCTCATTTTTAATTTCCCCTTTCATTTTTTCATTCTCCCTAATATATTTATACCACCTTTTTTATGTTTTGTCAACAACTTTGGTTAATTTTTAATCTTTTTATGCTCTTTTTCTTCTCTGTGTCCTGTTTGCGGACGTAATTTTTTATTTTTATAAAAAAATAAGCTACACTTTATACTGTACCCTATAAGATGGACATTTAAAAAAAAGTTGCATCAGATATGGTATTTTTATATAATATCTATAATGTTAATTTAATAGATTGGAGGATTTCATGAGCAACAAAATATTCACAAAAAAAGAGATTGAAATTTTATCAAAAAATAAATATGTCAAAACTATAAGTTCTAAGGCAATCACATATACATCAGAATTCAGAAGAATTTTTATTGCAGAAAGTCAAGATAAAATTTTACCTAGAGCAATATTTGAAAAATATGGATTTGACGTACAAGTATTAGGGATGAAAAGGATTCGATCAGCAGCAGCAAGATGGAGACGTGCCTATAAAGAGCAAGGAGTATTAGGGTTAGATGATAGAAGAAAAGAGAACTCTGGACGACCTTTAGAAAGAGAGCTATCTTTAGAAGAGAAATATGAAAGGCTTCAAGTAAAAAATGATTATCTTCAAGCGGAGATTGATTTGCTAAAAAAGCTAGACGTGCGAGAAAGAGAGGTGAACGGTAAATTAATTGAATTATCGCCATCAGAAAAGTTTGTTATAATCAAAGATGTAATAGAAACAAGTGGTGTAAAAAATATTATAAAATATTTATGTGAAGTTGCAGAAATTTCTAGAACAAGTTATTATAACTATTTGTCTGAAACTTCCAAAACAAATAAAAGCAATCAAGAATTAGAAGATGAAAAAGCAAGAGATTTAATCATAAAAGCATATGAATTCAAAGGTAGGCAAAAGGGAGCTAGACAGATAAAAATGACTTTAGAAAATGAATTTGCTACAATTTTTAATCTGAAAAAAATCAGAAGAATTATGAAAAAATATAGTATTGTATGTACGATTAGAAAGGCAAATCCTTATAAGAGAATAGCAAAGGCTACAAAAGAGCATACAACTATTCCAAATAAATTGAATAGGGAATTTAAACAAGAAATACCAGGGAAAATATTATTAACAGATATAACATACCTATCATATGGTAATGGTCAACGTGCGTATTTATCAACTATTAAGGATAGTTCAACAGGAGAAATACCTGCATATGTATTATCTAAAAATATTAAGTTAGAAATTGCAACAGAAACAATAAGAACTCTTATGGAAAACAAAAGCTTTAAAATTCATAAGGATGCATTAATACATTCTGATCAAGGAGTCCATTATACAAGCCCAACATTTCAAAAATTAGTTAAAAATAGTGGCTTAGATCAGTCAATGTCAAGAAGAGGTAATTGCTGGGACAATGCTCCTCAAGAATCATTTTTTGGCCACTTTAAAGATGAAGCAAATATTAAAGAATGTAATACATTTGAAGAATTAATTAATGAGATTGATGATTATATGGATTATTATAATAATTATAGATGTCAGTGGGGATTAAAAAAGATGACTCCTATAAAATATAGAAATCATCTTTTAGAAAATAAATCAGCTTAACTACTTTTTTTTTAAATGTACTTGACAAAGGGTACAGATTACTTCATCTCGTAAAACATAAATATTTTTCTAAATTTTTGGGTTCTGAAAAATTTTGCTTTGAAAAATTGCATATTTCAAAAAAACGGCGTAGCTTATTTTCTGAATAAATTTACACTTTCCTATTAAATCAAAAACATAAAAAAAGGCGAACAAAATTATTCGCCTTTTTCTATATTTTTTTATTTAATTTATCTTACAAATAATGGAACTAATACTAATGATACTATTGACATTAATTTAATTAATATATTTAATGATGGTCCAGAAGTATCTTTAAATGGATCTCCTACTGTATCTCCAATAACTGCTGCTTTATGTCTATCAGAGCCTTTCCCATCACCTTTATATCCACCTTCTATTTGTTTCTTTGCATTATCCCATGCTCCACCTGCATTAGCCATCATAATAGCCATTAATACTCCTGTTACTAAAGATCCTGCAAGTAATCCTCCTAATGCTCTTACATCCCATAGTCCCATTAGTAAAGGAACAATTACTGCTAAAACTCCAGGAACTACCATTTCTCTCAATGCTGAACTAGTAGATATTTCTACACATTTTCTATGATCAGGTTTTCCAGTCCCTTCCATTATTCCAGGTATTTCTCTAAATTGTCTTCTTACTTCTTCAACCATTTCCATTGCTGCTTTTCCTACTGCAGTCATTGTAAGTGCTGAGAATAAGAATGTTAACATTCCACCTATAAATAATCCTGCTATTACTTTAGGATCAGTTACGTCTATTGCTAGTTTTTTTCCTGTTAAATGTTCTATTGAAGATTTGTATGCTACAAATAAAGATAACGCTGTAAGTGCTGCTGATCCAATTGCAAATCCTTTTCCTACTGCTGCTGTTGAATTTCCAACTGCATCTAATTCATCTGTAATTTCTCTTACTTCAGGTGGTAATGCTGACATTTCTGCTATTCCACCAGCATTATCTGCTACTGGTCCATAAGCATCAACTGCTACTACCATTCCTGTAGTTGCAAGCATACCTACTGCTGCTACTGCTATTCCATATAATCCTGCAAATTGGAAAGCTACTATTATTGCTACTGCTATTATTAATATTGGAGCTACTGTAGATTCCATACCTACTGCTAGTCCTTGAATTATTGTAGTTGCTCCTCCAGTTTGTGCTGCATCAGCTATTGAGTTAACTGGTTTTTTATCTTTTTCTGTATAGTATCCTGTTACAGATGCTATTCCTAATCCAGCCACAAGTCCTGCTACTATTGCATAAAATATTCCCATATCCATACCTAAATAATATATTACACCAAATGCTCCAATTATAGATAAAATTCCCGCAATTCTTGTACCATTTTCAAGTTTAGAATGTACTTGTTTTGGATCTGTTGTTTTTACTGTAAATGCTGCTATTATACTAGATATTATTCCAACTGCTGCTATTAATATTGGAGCTATCATATGAGCTTTACTCATTGTAGCACCTAAAGCCATAGTTGCAATTAATGAGTTTACATATGATTCAAATAGATCTGCTCCCATTCCTGCAACGTCTCCAACGTTATCTCCAACATTATCTGCTATTGTAGCTGGATTTCTTGGATCATCTTCTGGTATTCCTGCTTCAACTTTTCCAACTAAATCTGCCCCAACATCAGCTGCTTTTGTATAAATTCCTCCTCCAACTCTTGCAAATAAAGCTATTGAAGAAGCTCCCATTCCAAAACCAGTTATTATTGCCATATCCCATTTAAATACCAAAGTTAATATTGAAACTCCTAACATTCCAAGTCCTACTACTGCCATTCCCATTACTGCTCCACCTGCAAATGCTACATCTAATGCTTTAGCAAGTCCGCCATCTTTTGCTGCTACTGCTGTTCTTCCATTTGCTCTTGTAGCTATTCTCATTCCTATATTTCCTGCTACTGCAGAAGTTATTGCTCCCAATACAAATGTTAATGCTACCATTTTGTCTGGCATAAATATTCCCAAAAGAATTGCTACTCCTAATACAAACCAAACTAACATTTTGTATTCTGCCAAAAGAAAAGCCATTGCCCCTTCTCTTATAGCTTCTGTAATCTCTTCTACTTTAGGAATATTGATTTCAAATCTTCCTACTTTTGCTGAATAAAATGCCGCTGTAATTACTGCAAATACTCCTGCTAAAACACCAAAATAAACTAAACCTTCCACTCTGTTTCCTCCTTTAGATTTTAGAGTCCTCACAAAAAATATAGAGCTCTTGAAAGAACTATAATGCTTACTATCTTTGCACTATAACTTCGTCCAATTCCCCCTCTAAATCCCTCTCTGTTAAAAAAAGAATTTTGTTTTAACTCATCCCCTTATTAAGGAAAAGGTTTTGTGGAGGTGCATTTAATTTTTTCTGAGAATCCTCTTTTATTTTCTTTATAAGTTTAACATATTTACTGATTTTTTTGAATTATATTTTTTATTTTTTTATTATATTTATAATTATAGTAACTAATACAGTTAAAATTACAGTTGTTGTTAATGGTATATATATTTTTATTGCTTTTGTTTTTATCATTAAATCCCCAGGTAGTTTTCCTATAAATGGAACTTTATCAAACAAAAATAAAATTGCCCCTAACATAAATATAATTGTTCCTATCACAATTAAAACTTTTGCTATCCCTTCCATTATTATTCTACCTCCTCAAATTTATCAAAAGAGATAAACTCAATATTTTCTTCTTTTAATTTTAGTTCAAGGTAACTTGCTCTTTTAGCATAAACTTTATCTGCATATCTTGCAGTACATATATCGGTTATTCCATCTCCTACATAAACTATATAATCGTATTCTTTTTTATATTCATTTAATATATTAGTTTTACAAACTCCGCACTTACCACATTTTTCATTATAATATCTACTATTAATCTTAATTCTATTATTTTCTATAAAAGTCAAATCATTTCCATATATTTCTATATTATCTATTCCATAATTTCCAAGAATATTCTCTATATTATATATAAATCCACCACTTACAATTTTAACTTCCTTACCTTTTATAAATTCTTTAAATGTTTCATCTATTTCAATTTCTTTTAATAATTCTAAATATAATTTTTCTTCTGTTTTAAAAGTTGCTTCAAAAGATTTTAGCCAATCTTTAACTGTAAAATCTCCATTCATAATTTTTTCTGCCCATTCTTTATATTCCTTTGGATGAAATTTATTAGCAATATAATCCAAAGTATCCTGCTTTGTTATAGTCCCATCAAAATCAATCAAATAAATTTTTTTCATTTTTTCTCCTTAGAAATATAATTCTCAAAATTACTAGAATAACTTATATTCATATTTTTATCTACTATCATCGCTTCTAAATCTTTATTAAAATTTACTATTTTTAATATTTTTTCTTTTTTCAATGGAAATAATGCCGTAGAGTATAAATCTGCAATATAACTATTTTTAGCTAAAATAACTACCATTTTATTTTCTCTTGCAGGATAACCTGTAGTTGCATCTATTAAATGATGATATTTTTTACCATTTATTATTTTATATGTTTGATAATCTCCTGAAACCCCTATAGATACATTACTTACTTCTAAAATTTTTAATATTTTTTCTTTATTTTCGGGATTTTGAATTCCTATTTTCCATTTTTTATTATTTGGTTTTTCTCCTATTACTTCTATACTACTTATTGCACT is a window from the Haliovirga abyssi genome containing:
- a CDS encoding peptidylprolyl isomerase produces the protein MIRKLRKTLKPVIWVLTIAFVISVFFIGAAGTIGSVNKRFAVKVGKKKIEVTKVERLFENSINSYRQYYKDKVDPEIVKVMTFNGIIEQEILIESAKKLKVKLSGKEFRAAYNKATSGITSQKQLRTILKYQGLTIADLKKDIKDETLANKVKKAVKAEYKLPETKVKEYYENNKFGRYKGKKYADEKKGIEKELKDTLSQKYYSKWLADKLEATNIEIMEAYYNKYLNKDVIKAGNYTIDNMYFLTTVFSKRLFGAKDEADAYKKALEALKENVALAQEAIKSGEETNENYVVSDQIADLGEKLKKSIRKNYKYSDKDLKEYFNKNHSKYDQKETAKANIILLKLKPSDADKAAAKAKAEKILKEALAGKTKFSELAKKYSEGPSGPNGGELGWFTQKQMVKEFADAAFKGEKGKVYPEVVKTQFGYHIIKVEDINTKDKKVKASHILIKEDVGAKTKEELTKKANGILKDIQSGKIKIDEAMKKYSEASTKKEIDSIEKGGYIAGVGYDKKLTEELFKMKKGDFKVISTDKGDYILNLTGYTPFKAATLEEKKDEVIYNFLNEKVADKISKLKKELGPKVKVEILDEDLKSKLK
- a CDS encoding argininosuccinate synthase encodes the protein MDKKIKKVVLAYSGGLDTSVMIPWLKENYGCEVIAFAADLGQGEELDHLNEKAIETGAIKIYIEDLREEFLKEYVWPTLKAGAVYEGKYLLGTSFARPLIAKKQVEIALKEGADAVAHGATGKGNDQVRFELGYMALNPELKIIAPWKDDKWTLTSREAAIDYAKERKIPLEQTKEKIYSRDRNLWHISHEGGDLENPYNEPKDNIFMLSKTIEEAPDKPTYIEIGFEKGEPVSIDGEKLGAVELMDKLNKIGGENAIGQIDMVENRLVGMKSRGVYETPGGTILYYAHNELERLCLDKETLHYKELISKKYAEIVYNGTWFTPLRESLDAFVNVTQETVTGTVKLKLYKGNIVLAGTKSDYSLYSEEIASFADTELYDQKDANGFIRLFGLPLKVRAMLKNKKK
- the argF gene encoding ornithine carbamoyltransferase, with protein sequence MAVSLKGRHFLKLEDFTKEELIQILDTADFIKMRHKIGIREEMLKGKTLAMIFEKSSTRTRVSFEVGMAQLGGEALHLSSRDIQIGRGETIADTSRVLSRYVDGIMIRTYGQEIVEEMAKYSDVPVINALTDEFHPCQIMADFQTMREKFHKLEGLKIAYIGDAANVANSLLIGSSIMGIDISLACPKGYQPTDEILATANKFAKKSGAKIVITDNIEEAVKGSDALYTDIWVSMGKEEEMKKRFEDLKDYQINSKVLGMAKENAIVMHCLPAHRGEEITDEVLEGAQSVVFDEAENRLHAQKAIMALIMG
- a CDS encoding branched-chain amino acid transaminase, producing MIDSGKIWMNGKFVEHDEAKVHVLSHVLHYGSGFFEGIRCYKTPKGSAIFRLKEHTDRLFDSAKIYRTEVPFTKEEVNKAMMDTLNINNLEEAYIRPLVYRGYNQLGVNPKTCPVDVMIAAWTWGKYLGEEAMKKGVKVKISSWRRLAPDTMPTMAKASGNYLSSQLIKMEALEDGYDEGIALDYNGYVSEGSGENLFVIKNGIIYTPAMNGSALPGITRDSIIKIANDLGYEIREQGIPREMLYIADELFFTGTAAEVTPVSSVDKIVIGTGERGAITEKIQKRFFDIVEGREEDKYGWLTFINNV
- a CDS encoding ATP-binding protein; amino-acid sequence: MLIIMIIELIIIILLIKIYLKLKNRVIKLSSKFLEKDTKTLKISELENRLEKKYEYIENELVRKEVLFKISYIVNGSEEYKDIFDEVISIISELFKSKKGSILLLGDDGKLFIAGSLGIDENIKNKIRIIPGEGIAGKVYEKGEIIYAKDIELDLNMKNKMSYNSNSFASIPIKHGNDIIGVINLSERENNKIFEIDEVNFLKVVGMQLGLVIHNRMLVINKFRKTRLELVGNMAAKIVHEIKNPLNSISGMLQLLQFRLEKLEIINDEKLRKYSEVLKEETNRLKKLSNEILEYTKGIKIEKNEVNLFEFMKDIVYLYDERIVELSYELAENKIVSLDNEKIKEVLINLINNSMEALKKRDDKKIKVRVVKIDSYIEIKIEDNGSGIPKEIIKEIFEPFYTTKSTGTGLGLAICKQIIESHNGYIEVESEVNRGTEFRLYLPI